The following nucleotide sequence is from Sebaldella sp. S0638.
CTTAACCCAAACAATGATATTGCAACTGCCACAGATAACTCAAAAAAATTACTGGCACCTATCATTCCAGCTGGTGATGCTATATTATGTGGTAATTTCCATGCTCTCGCCCATAGATAAGCCAAAAAAAAGATGAAAAATGTTTGTATTGTTAGCGGTATCGCAATTAATAATATATGTAGCGGATTACTTAGAATTCTGTCCCCTTGAAATGAAAATATTATAATTAAAGTTAGTAATAAACCCGTTATCGTTGTTCCATTGAATTTTTTTAAAAATACTTCATTAAAATATTCCATACCTTTATTTTTTATTACTATATTTCTAGTTATAAATCCTAATAATAATGGTATTACTACAAATAAAACCGTTGATAAAATCAGTGTATTCCATGGTATTGTTATTCCTCCAATTCCTAATAAAAATCCCACAATTGGTGCAAAAGCTACCAAAATTATAAGATCATTTACCGCTACCTGGACTAAAGTATAAGCAGGGTCTCCATCTGTTAAATAACTCCATACAAATACCATTGCCGTACATGGTGCTGCCCCCAATAAAACAGCTCCTGCTAAATATTCTTTTGCTAATTCTGCTGGGATAAATGATTTAAAAACTATATAAAGGAAAAAACTTGAGATTGCATACATTGTAAATGGTTTTATCAACCAATTTGTTGTGCAAGTTATTATTAATCCTTTTGGCTTTTTAGTAGCACTAAGTATACTTTTGAAATCTATTTTTAACATCATTGGATATATCATTAACCAGATTAGTACAGCTGTTGGTATTGAAACATTATAATATTCAAATTTACTCAATGTTTCAGGAATTGACGGAATAAATTTGCCGATAGCCACTCCTAGAATTATACAAATAATTACCCATATTGTCAGATATCTTTCAAAAAATCCTATTTTTTTATTTTCATTATTCATAAACTACTCCTCAAATTTTATTCTATAGTTTTGATATTTAACTCTCTTGCAATTATTTCTGCAGTTTTTTTAGCAATTTCCCCTGTAAATTCTACACATTGTTTCATGTGTATATCTGAACCCATTTCCATATTCTTTGTTAAAACTTTGCAGCATAATACTTTATGATTATCTTTAAAACTTTGTTGTAACTCATTTGCAAGTTCTAATGTTTTGTTTACCTGTTCATCTTTAGGATCAGTCCTACCAAAAAAATATCCTAAACTAATAATACCACCGGAGACTGCACCACAAACACATTTTGATCCCCCAATACCAACTGGAAAACCTGATGCCATCGCTATAGCTTCTTTTGGTATATTGCTATCTATATATTTTTTTATAACAGCAACTATTGCTTCTGAGCAGTAATAATCTCCTTCTGCATAATATTTTTCTGCCTCTTTTTTTATATCACCTAAATTTATTTCTTTTTCCATATATTGATCATCTTCTCTCATCATCAAATGAATAACTCAAATCATTGCTTAGATAGCACATTTTTCTTTCTTAACTGCAAAATACTTTTCTAAATTTTCTAAATCTTCCTGATATATGCTTTCTTTTCTCAAATAGTTCTCTACTAATACTTTTAATAGCTCATTTTCCTTTTTTATCAATGCATAATGTGACCATTGAGCTTCTTTTCTGTCCCTGACAAAACCGTTATTTTTCAGATATGCCAAATGTCTTGAAGCTTTTGTCTGTGTGATATCAAGAACCTTTAAAATATCACACACGCATAATTCCTTATCATATAACAGATTAACTATTCTTAATCTGGTTTCATCTGACAAAGCTTTTAACTGGTCCGCAATATTAACCATTATTTACCTCCATACTTTTATTAAATAATTTCTTTTAATTCTTTTATTGTTGCTACTCTTCCGGATACTACT
It contains:
- a CDS encoding metalloregulator ArsR/SmtB family transcription factor produces the protein MVNIADQLKALSDETRLRIVNLLYDKELCVCDILKVLDITQTKASRHLAYLKNNGFVRDRKEAQWSHYALIKKENELLKVLVENYLRKESIYQEDLENLEKYFAVKKEKCAI
- the arsB gene encoding ACR3 family arsenite efflux transporter: MNNENKKIGFFERYLTIWVIICIILGVAIGKFIPSIPETLSKFEYYNVSIPTAVLIWLMIYPMMLKIDFKSILSATKKPKGLIITCTTNWLIKPFTMYAISSFFLYIVFKSFIPAELAKEYLAGAVLLGAAPCTAMVFVWSYLTDGDPAYTLVQVAVNDLIILVAFAPIVGFLLGIGGITIPWNTLILSTVLFVVIPLLLGFITRNIVIKNKGMEYFNEVFLKKFNGTTITGLLLTLIIIFSFQGDRILSNPLHILLIAIPLTIQTFFIFFLAYLWARAWKLPHNIASPAGMIGASNFFELSVAVAISLFGLRSGATLATVVGVLVEVPVMLMLVRISNNTINWFKPEIQKEYK
- a CDS encoding C-GCAxxG-C-C family protein, whose product is MEKEINLGDIKKEAEKYYAEGDYYCSEAIVAVIKKYIDSNIPKEAIAMASGFPVGIGGSKCVCGAVSGGIISLGYFFGRTDPKDEQVNKTLELANELQQSFKDNHKVLCCKVLTKNMEMGSDIHMKQCVEFTGEIAKKTAEIIARELNIKTIE